CACCTCTGTTTGGGTATGTTAGTCGTGAAAAAATTGATAAACCGAATGATTTTGCCCAAGCTGGCGAGCGTTATCGCAGCTATAGTCCAGAGGAACAAGCCAATTTAATTGCTAATCTGGCTAACGATTTGGCTACTGTACATGAGCGAACAAAAATGCTCGCTATTTGCAACTTCTTCCGTGCAGATCGAGATTTCGGCATGCGCCTCGCTAGTGCTCTGAATGTTGACATTAGCTCCTATGTCAAATAACCAAAGGAAAACACATAATAAGCCCATCTCAGACACTTTAGAGATGGGCTTCCTGCTTTTATTTCATATCGTTTTGTTCCAAATTACGAGCTGTAGAGCTACGGTTGACTTGTTTCTCATTCTTATAGGTACAAAATAATAGATCGAGGGCAGGATTGGTTACGCCATACCAATAGTTTTCGTTTTTATAGTGATGCCAAAGATGCATTCTCTTCATCCATCTCCCCCATGGAGTGATCGGCTGCACAGGCTGGTGTGCAATATAATGGGTCCATTCATAATAAAGTAGATAACCCATAATCCCTGTTACAAATGCAACCATAAGAGAAAAATCCTTTGTGATGAAAAAAGCGGCACACCCTGCAAGCATGATCAGAGGCAGGCTATACCAGACCGGTAGGAACAACAGGTTCAATTGATTGGGTGATACATGATGATCGTAGTGTAATCGCTTTAGCATTGCTAAAAGCCAACGTATTTTAGGGGGGGTCATATGAAAGATAAATCGATGGATGAGGTATTCGCTGACCGCGTAGGAAAGCATCCCGATCGCCAATGCCATCCAAACATGAATTCGATGCATATCAGGAATTAACCATAAAAAGCCGAAAGCAAACAAAATGCTAATCACTAGCACATCAAATTGGCTAAAATATTGTTTAACATACTCCTTCAACAGATTAAACCCCCTGTTTTTTCTTATCATTCCAACTGATTGTTACCTGCCTGTTACCACCTTGCCTGTTGATCTTCACAGATTCCCCAGACATCATCTATTCTGATTATTTCGCTGTTCTTTGTTTGAAGCGTCCCACTATACTTTCCAATATATTGTTGTAAATGAGTGGATAATGCCAAATAATTTTCGCGTTTCTCCTGATAATAAATAGGGGTAAATTTGAGTTGAACGCGGTCGCTGCCAATGGTCGAGATGCGCCACGGTTTCATAGGCGAGGTTTTATCATATTCAAATTGAATCGGTTCTGCTATTTTTTCAGCTCGCTGTTGAATCAACAGGCCATTTTCAGTCATTCCCGTTCCATCCGTCCAACCAGCCCCTAAGTTACACCCACACCAGCTCCCCCTCCATTGAAAGCTACAAGTCATCCAGTTCCATTTGGTTATATAAGGCCAAACACCACGACCAAAATCGAGGCTCGCTGATGTCGTCTCCTGTGTAAGATTGTAATGTTTACTGCCTATGCGTACCTTACCTGCGGCTGCTCTTCCCGGTTGTTTTTTTGTATATTGAAATCTTCTATTACTCCAAGGAATGACCATATGCAAGGCTTCCGCAGTCTCTGAGATACTAATTTCTATTGAAAAAGGCATCCCTTCTCTATTCATCCCATCAACCACGATCATTGTAGTCGTCTGCTGAGACGTAAAAGAAATCTGAAGATGCTTATGCTGAAAATGAACATCACCATGGACAGAATCAGGCAAATATATTCCTCTCGCAAAGGGCACCTTTACCGTTTGCTCCACCTTCTGACCCGATTGA
The nucleotide sequence above comes from Brevibacillus laterosporus LMG 15441. Encoded proteins:
- a CDS encoding sterol desaturase family protein; protein product: MLKEYVKQYFSQFDVLVISILFAFGFLWLIPDMHRIHVWMALAIGMLSYAVSEYLIHRFIFHMTPPKIRWLLAMLKRLHYDHHVSPNQLNLLFLPVWYSLPLIMLAGCAAFFITKDFSLMVAFVTGIMGYLLYYEWTHYIAHQPVQPITPWGRWMKRMHLWHHYKNENYWYGVTNPALDLLFCTYKNEKQVNRSSTARNLEQNDMK
- a CDS encoding DUF2804 domain-containing protein is translated as MAFPAQIEKEITAHTILCDRRGNLRPEAIGWSRYPLHDCQIPGHLGRKKKWNFWFIVNNQVIITVAVCHLDYIGVAFFHLIDLQSGQKVEQTVKVPFARGIYLPDSVHGDVHFQHKHLQISFTSQQTTTMIVVDGMNREGMPFSIEISISETAEALHMVIPWSNRRFQYTKKQPGRAAAGKVRIGSKHYNLTQETTSASLDFGRGVWPYITKWNWMTCSFQWRGSWCGCNLGAGWTDGTGMTENGLLIQQRAEKIAEPIQFEYDKTSPMKPWRISTIGSDRVQLKFTPIYYQEKRENYLALSTHLQQYIGKYSGTLQTKNSEIIRIDDVWGICEDQQARW